One Spinacia oleracea cultivar Varoflay chromosome 4, BTI_SOV_V1, whole genome shotgun sequence DNA segment encodes these proteins:
- the LOC110803062 gene encoding protein RER1B, with translation MEGLGGPSSDSPASKKLHELSRIYQYYLDKTTPHAVPRWVGTLVLAVLYGLRVFFVQGFYVITYALGIYILNLLIGFLTPLVDPELEVSDGPTLPTKGSDEFKPFIRRLPEFKFWHSITKSFCIAFVMTFFSVFDVPVFWPILLCYWVVLFVLTMKRQITHMIKYRYIPFSLGKQKYGGKNKHGASSSGGSRAD, from the exons ATGGAGGGATTAGGTGGGCCGTCATCAGACTCTCCGGCAAGCAAGAAACTTCATGAACTTTCGAGAATTTATCAGTATTACTTGGATAAGACGACCCCACATGCGGTTCCAAGGTGGGTAGGAACCCTAGTTCTTGCCGTGCTTTATGGGTTGAGGGTTTTCTTTGTTCAAGGGTTTTATGTCATCACTTATGCTCTTGGGATCTACATCTTGAATCTGCTAATTGGGTTTTTAACCCCTTTGGTTGATCCTGAGCTTGAGGTTTCTGATGGTCCCACTTTACCCACCAAAGGTTCCGATGAGTTCAAACCCTTTATTCGCCGACTTCCTGAGTTTAAGTTCTG GCACTCCATTACTAAGTCATTTTGCATTGCGTTTGTAATGACTTTCTTCTCTGTATTTGATGTTCCTGTATTCTGGCCAATATTGCTGTGTTACTGGGTTGTGCTGTTTGTTCTCACCATGAAACGCCAAATAACACACATGATCAAGTACAGATATATTCCTTTCAGCCTCGGAAAGCAG AAATATGGAGGGAAGAATAAACACGGTGCATCTTCCAGTGGTGGTTCTCGTGCTGACTAA
- the LOC110803073 gene encoding phenylcoumaran benzylic ether reductase Pyrc5, with amino-acid sequence MAGKSKILVIGGTGYIGKFIVEASAKAGHPTFALVRDETLSNPAKASIIDNFKSVGVYLVTGDVYDHESLVKAIKQVDVVISTVGYPLFADQVKIIDAIKEAGNVKRFIPSEFGVDVDRSSAVEPAKSMFELKVQIRRAIEAAGIPYTYVSSNNFAGYFLPTFSQPGVTAPPRDKVVILGDGTAKAVYNKEDDIGTYTIRAVDDPRTLNKTLYIKPSGNTLSFNELVFLWEKKIGKTIEKEYVPEEQVLKNIQDSPPPVNVFLAIGHAVFVKGDQTNFEIEPSFGVEASELYPDVKYTSVDEYLNQFV; translated from the exons ATGGCCGGAAAGAGCAAGATTCTGGTGATCGGAGGCACAGGCTACATCGGAAAATTCATCGTTGAAGCAAGCGCCAAGGCGGGCCACCCTACCTTCGCCCTCGTTCGTGACGAGACGCTCTCTAACCCTGCTAAGGCTTCCATCATTGACAACTTTAAAAGCGTGGGTGTCTATTTGGTCACG GGAGATGTTTATGATCATGAGAGTTTGGTGAAAGCAATTAAGCAAGTAGATGTGGTAATCTCTACAGTAGGGTACCCTTTGTTTGCGGATCAAGTGAAGATCATTGATGCAATTAAGGAAGCTGGCAATGTTAAG AGGTTCATCCCCTCGGAATTTGGTGTGGATGTGGATCGTTCGAGTGCAGTGGAGCCTGCAAAATCGATGTTTGAACTCAAAGTCCAAATCCGGCGAGCGATCGAGGCTGCCGGAATTCCTTACACTTATGTGTCATCCAACAATTTTGCTGGCTACTTTCTCCCTACTTTCTCTCAGCCTGGAGTTACTGCTCCACCAAGAGATAAAGTTGTCATCTTAGGTGACGGAACTGCTAAAG CGGTGTATAACAAAGAGGACGACATTGGAACCTACACCATTCGAGCAGTGGACGATCCAAGGACCCTAAACAAGACTCTCTACATTAAACCCTCTGGTAACACATTGTCCTTCAATGAGCTTGTTTTCTTGTGGGAGAAAAAGATTGGTAAAACCATCGAGAAAGAGTATGTTCCCGAGGAACAGGTCTTGAAGAACATCCAAG ATTCTCCACCTCCAGTCAATGTATTTTTGGCAATTGGACATGCTGTTTTTGTGAAAGGTGATCAGACTAACTTCGAGATTGAACCATCGTTTGGAGTGGAGGCTTCTGAGCTCTATCCTGATGTCAAGTATACCTCTGTGGATGAGTACCTCAACCAGTTTGTTTAG
- the LOC110803087 gene encoding probable pinoresinol-lariciresinol reductase 3, giving the protein MIKGMTHITVNRKMEKSRVLIIGATGNLGYHIAKASIDASHPTFALIRETAFSDPLKSQKLSVLSDAGALLLKGCLEDEKSLLEAVKQVDVVICAIPSKHVLAQKSLIQAIKLAGCIKRFIPSEFGLDPDKVQISGMDHSFYSRKADIRRLVEAEEIPYTYICCNFFMSYLLPSLVQPGIKVPPRDKITIFGDGNVKGVFVKEIDVAAFTISAVDDPRTLNKAMYLRPAGNVYSMNELADVWESKIGKELEKVFVSEEELLTRIKETQYPNNMELIFIYSAFVKGDQTYFDVESSGGVEGTKLYPHLKYTTISQYLDTLV; this is encoded by the exons ATGATAAAGGGTATGACACACATCACCGTTAATCGGAAAATGGAGAAAAGCCGAGTATTAATAATCGGAGCAACCGGAAATCTAGGTTACCATATTGCCAAAGCCAGCATTGATGCATCACACCCTACATTTGCTCTCATCAGAGAAACCGCATTTTCCGACCCTCTCAAATCTCAAAAACTCAGTGTTCTCTCAGATGCTGGCGCCCTTCTTCTCAAG GGTTGTTTGGAAGATGAGAAGAGTTTACTTGAAGCAGTGAAGCAAGTTGATGTTGTGATTTGTGCAATCCCATCTAAGCACGTTCTTGCTCAGAAGAGCTTAATTCAAGCTATTAAGCTTGCTGGCTGTATCAAG AGATTTATACCTTCGGAATTTGGATTAGATCCAGACAAGGTGCAAATATCTGGCATGGACCACAGCTTCTATTCAAGAAAAGCTGATATAAGGCGGCTTGTGGAAGCTGAAGAAATACCATATACATACATTTGTTGCAACTTCTTCATGAGTTATTTGCTTCCATCTTTAGTTCAACCTGGGATAAAAGTTCCTCCAAGAGACAAAATTACAATATTTGGGGATGGAAATGTCAAAG GCGTATTTGTGAAAGAAATTGATGTTGCTGCCTTCACAATCAGTGCAGTGGATGATCCACGTACCTTGAATAAGGCGATGTATTTGAGACCAGCTGGAAATGTTTACTCCATGAATGAACTGGCCGATGTTTGGGAAAGTAAGATCGGGAAAGAATTAGAGAAAGTGTTTGTTTCAGAAGAAGAGCTCCTTACCAGAATCAAAG AAACCCAATATCCAAACAATATGGAGCTTATCTTCATATACTCTGCTTTTGTGAAGGGAGATCAGACTTACTTTGACGTGGAGTCATCTGGTGGCGTGGAAGGAACTAAGCTATACCCTCACCTTAAATACACCACAATAAGCCAGTATTTGGACACCCTTGTTTGA
- the LOC110803068 gene encoding protein THALLO isoform X1 — protein sequence MGKRGNNQKKGPQNSKKIKLNNEDVKRFNSMEDEIDVFHKKRDMIPLDINDDNVDSDSDDDEQPVFNYEGIDGDEENEDEDEDDEEDEDDEDEDDDVNQRGFVGKMARQLKYLQEKTGGVDDEMDDGEEDENKRKVWPSKQSLHGADEFHSSGDDTAGEEEEEVIKMQKEWAESLRAEDFGLQSDDQDDSDEEPTLEELMVKGKPKSKSKSSSDKEAEVDAASMYEEVKKDLSALSRDEQMDVVYSSAPELVGLLAELNDATNQLDSHVNPLLSKVRKGDKAKKEGLHYLEVKQLLLLAYCQAITFYLLLKSEGQPVRDHPVIARLVEIKSLLDKMKELDGHIPDGLEDLLVQTSDIASAQKPVANGHVLSSDLCAELNDLTGSAEKRKPSKLREVVEPVQKQSVEVNEKKRRMDKSQDQPVSSESVKMLQYRAALEEKLKQKAGSVAPKTDNSKNRKLNKFAGTLETTDDFDDDAMGLEGATLDVRRSSTLSSKLSQIVPAKGKMLKGVSGDDDLPERDDLGERRWKHELRVLAGAGIKSKDYDDAELENEPESLGGNGADAGESDEDSGSEDDYYNLIKQQREAKLKLKADKYSRDPVDEYEPETTDGKRHITTQIEKNRGLTRSRKKQIKNPRKKYKLQHKKKVSNRKGQVREVKRPKTSYGGEETGINPRISRSTRF from the exons ATGGGAAAGCGTGGAAATAATCAGAAGAAAGGCCCTCAGAATTCGAAGAAAATCAAGCTGAATAACGAAGATGTAAAAAGATTCAATAGTATGGAGGATGAAATTGATGTCT TTCATAAGAAAAGGGATATGATCCCATTGGATATAAATGACGATAATGTTGATTCTGATTCTGATGACGATGAGCAGCCAGTTTTTAATTACGAG GGTATTGATGGGGATGAGGAGAACGAGGACGAGGACGAGGACGATGAGGAGGACGAGGAcgatgaggatgaggatgatgatgtgaACCAGAGAGGCTTTGTTGGGAAAA TGGCAAGGCAGCTTAAATATTTGCAGGAAAAGACTGGTGGTGTTGATGATGAGATGGATGACGGTGAGGAAGATGAGAATAAACGTAAGGTGTGGCCTAGTAAACAGAGTCTCCATGGCGCTGATGAG TTTCATTCAAGTGGAGATGATACTGCtggagaggaagaggaagaagtAATAAAAATGCAGAAAGAATGGGCAGAGTCTTTGAGGGCTGAGGATTTTGGTCTCCAGAGTGATGATCAAGATGACAGTGATGAAGAGCCGACTCTAGAG GAATTGATGGTCAAAGGGAAGCCTAAATCTAAATCTAAATCTTCAAGTGACAAAGAAGCTGAAGTCGATGCTGCCTCGATGTATGAAGAAGTGAAGAAAGATTTGAGTGCTTTATCAAGGGATGAACAAATGGATGTTGTATATAG TTCGGCTCCGGAATTAGTTGGCCTGCTAGCTGAGTTGAATGATGCCACGAATCAGCTTGATAGCCACGTTAATCCCCTTCTTTCTAAG GTTAGGAAGGGGGATAAAGCGAAGAAAGAAGGTTTACATTACTTGGAGGTGAAACAACTCTTGCTGCTCGCTTATTGCCAAGCTATTACTTTTTATCTTCTTCTGAAATCTGAAGGGCAGCCAGTTCGTGATCATCCAGTTATAGCCCGCCTTGTGGAGATCAAAAGCTTGTTGGACAag ATGAAAGAACTTGATGGGCATATTCCGGATGGACTTGAGGATTTATTGGTCCAAACAAGTGATATTGCAAGTGCTCAGAAGCCAGTTGCGAATGGACATGTATTATCATCTGATCTTTGTGCTGAACTCAACGATCTCACTGGGTCAGCTGAGAAACGAAAACCATCCAAG TTAAGGGAGGTTGTTGAACCAGTTCAAAAGCAATCTGTGGAGGTTAATGAGAAAAAACGGAGGATGGATAAATCCCAG GATCAGCCAGTGAGCTCAGAGAGTGTGAAGATGTTGCAATACAGGGCAGCGCTTGAGGAGAAATTGAAGCAGAAAGCTGGTTCTGTTGCACCAAAAACCGACAACAGCAAGAATAGGAAACTAAACAAATTTGCTGG AACGCTTGAAACGactgatgattttgatgatgatGCCATGGGTTTGGAGGGGGCAACTCTTGACGTTAGGCGTTCTTCTACTCTTTCCAGTAAACTCTCCCAGATTGTTCCTGCCAAGGGAAAGATGCTAAAG GGTGTTTCTGGTGATGATGACCTGCCAGAAAGAGATGATCTAGGAGAAAGGAGATGGAAACACGAGCTTCGAGTTCTGGCTGGAGCCGGAATCAAGTCAAAAGATTATGATGATGCTGAACTTGAGAATGAGCCAGAGAGTTTGGGTGGCAATGGAGCAGATGCTGGAGAAAGTGATGAAGATAGCGGATCCGAAGATGACTACTACAATCTAATAAAACAGCAAAGAGAAGCTAAGCTTAAATTGAAAGCAGATAAGTATTCAAG AGACCCGGTAGATGAATATGAACCAGAAACCACTGATGGAAAACGTCATATCACCACTCAG aTTGAGAAAAATAGAGGGCTCACTCGTAGTAGGAAGAAGCAGATAAAAAATCCAAGGAAAAAATACAAG TTGCAACATAAAAAGAAAGTCAGTAACCGTAAAGGTCAGGTGCGTGAAGTTAAGCGACCGAAGACTAGTTACGGTGGGGAAGAAACTGGTATCAATCCCAGGATTAGTCGAAGCACTAGGTTTTAG
- the LOC110803068 gene encoding protein THALLO isoform X2, with product MGKRGNNQKKGPQNSKKIKLNNEDVKRFNSMEDEIDVFHKKRDMIPLDINDDNVDSDSDDDEQPVFNYEGIDGDEENEDEDEDDEEDEDDEDEDDDVNQRGFVGKMARQLKYLQEKTGGVDDEMDDGEEDENKRKVWPSKQSLHGADEFHSSGDDTAGEEEEEVIKMQKEWAESLRAEDFGLQSDDQDDSDEEPTLEELMVKGKPKSKSKSSSDKEAEVDAASMYEEVKKDLSALSRDEQMDVVYSSAPELVGLLAELNDATNQLDSHVNPLLSKVRKGDKAKKEGLHYLEVKQLLLLAYCQAITFYLLLKSEGQPVRDHPVIARLVEIKSLLDKMKELDGHIPDGLEDLLVQTSDIASAQKPVANGHVLSSDLCAELNDLTGSAEKRKPSKLREVVEPVQKQSVEVNEKKRRMDKSQPVSSESVKMLQYRAALEEKLKQKAGSVAPKTDNSKNRKLNKFAGTLETTDDFDDDAMGLEGATLDVRRSSTLSSKLSQIVPAKGKMLKGVSGDDDLPERDDLGERRWKHELRVLAGAGIKSKDYDDAELENEPESLGGNGADAGESDEDSGSEDDYYNLIKQQREAKLKLKADKYSRDPVDEYEPETTDGKRHITTQIEKNRGLTRSRKKQIKNPRKKYKLQHKKKVSNRKGQVREVKRPKTSYGGEETGINPRISRSTRF from the exons ATGGGAAAGCGTGGAAATAATCAGAAGAAAGGCCCTCAGAATTCGAAGAAAATCAAGCTGAATAACGAAGATGTAAAAAGATTCAATAGTATGGAGGATGAAATTGATGTCT TTCATAAGAAAAGGGATATGATCCCATTGGATATAAATGACGATAATGTTGATTCTGATTCTGATGACGATGAGCAGCCAGTTTTTAATTACGAG GGTATTGATGGGGATGAGGAGAACGAGGACGAGGACGAGGACGATGAGGAGGACGAGGAcgatgaggatgaggatgatgatgtgaACCAGAGAGGCTTTGTTGGGAAAA TGGCAAGGCAGCTTAAATATTTGCAGGAAAAGACTGGTGGTGTTGATGATGAGATGGATGACGGTGAGGAAGATGAGAATAAACGTAAGGTGTGGCCTAGTAAACAGAGTCTCCATGGCGCTGATGAG TTTCATTCAAGTGGAGATGATACTGCtggagaggaagaggaagaagtAATAAAAATGCAGAAAGAATGGGCAGAGTCTTTGAGGGCTGAGGATTTTGGTCTCCAGAGTGATGATCAAGATGACAGTGATGAAGAGCCGACTCTAGAG GAATTGATGGTCAAAGGGAAGCCTAAATCTAAATCTAAATCTTCAAGTGACAAAGAAGCTGAAGTCGATGCTGCCTCGATGTATGAAGAAGTGAAGAAAGATTTGAGTGCTTTATCAAGGGATGAACAAATGGATGTTGTATATAG TTCGGCTCCGGAATTAGTTGGCCTGCTAGCTGAGTTGAATGATGCCACGAATCAGCTTGATAGCCACGTTAATCCCCTTCTTTCTAAG GTTAGGAAGGGGGATAAAGCGAAGAAAGAAGGTTTACATTACTTGGAGGTGAAACAACTCTTGCTGCTCGCTTATTGCCAAGCTATTACTTTTTATCTTCTTCTGAAATCTGAAGGGCAGCCAGTTCGTGATCATCCAGTTATAGCCCGCCTTGTGGAGATCAAAAGCTTGTTGGACAag ATGAAAGAACTTGATGGGCATATTCCGGATGGACTTGAGGATTTATTGGTCCAAACAAGTGATATTGCAAGTGCTCAGAAGCCAGTTGCGAATGGACATGTATTATCATCTGATCTTTGTGCTGAACTCAACGATCTCACTGGGTCAGCTGAGAAACGAAAACCATCCAAG TTAAGGGAGGTTGTTGAACCAGTTCAAAAGCAATCTGTGGAGGTTAATGAGAAAAAACGGAGGATGGATAAATCCCAG CCAGTGAGCTCAGAGAGTGTGAAGATGTTGCAATACAGGGCAGCGCTTGAGGAGAAATTGAAGCAGAAAGCTGGTTCTGTTGCACCAAAAACCGACAACAGCAAGAATAGGAAACTAAACAAATTTGCTGG AACGCTTGAAACGactgatgattttgatgatgatGCCATGGGTTTGGAGGGGGCAACTCTTGACGTTAGGCGTTCTTCTACTCTTTCCAGTAAACTCTCCCAGATTGTTCCTGCCAAGGGAAAGATGCTAAAG GGTGTTTCTGGTGATGATGACCTGCCAGAAAGAGATGATCTAGGAGAAAGGAGATGGAAACACGAGCTTCGAGTTCTGGCTGGAGCCGGAATCAAGTCAAAAGATTATGATGATGCTGAACTTGAGAATGAGCCAGAGAGTTTGGGTGGCAATGGAGCAGATGCTGGAGAAAGTGATGAAGATAGCGGATCCGAAGATGACTACTACAATCTAATAAAACAGCAAAGAGAAGCTAAGCTTAAATTGAAAGCAGATAAGTATTCAAG AGACCCGGTAGATGAATATGAACCAGAAACCACTGATGGAAAACGTCATATCACCACTCAG aTTGAGAAAAATAGAGGGCTCACTCGTAGTAGGAAGAAGCAGATAAAAAATCCAAGGAAAAAATACAAG TTGCAACATAAAAAGAAAGTCAGTAACCGTAAAGGTCAGGTGCGTGAAGTTAAGCGACCGAAGACTAGTTACGGTGGGGAAGAAACTGGTATCAATCCCAGGATTAGTCGAAGCACTAGGTTTTAG